A single window of Rubripirellula lacrimiformis DNA harbors:
- a CDS encoding O-antigen ligase family protein, whose amino-acid sequence MNSTALLWLMVFLGLSLASLRRPIYAGLGHLMVFYASPVFWWFGGGLLTSLTMRWSLVAALILVVANFMTWADRPQFATSDRKFFWTLLAISVNAFFVNSFLANYPPESAQVFDILWKGCLATGLLYLTIRSQQDLELLLFGMVAGCGFVGYQVVLAGQGAMEGGRLEGIQFPGAQGSNGTAAVLSMGLVLAGYFVIAMRDRRFGIASLVFAPLILESILRCNSRGAYLGLITAGVTIVFMSRGKTRKRAITLCVLGMVAMLLLANDQNIWSRFGSIFADAEERDNSAAERLDYWEAGIKMIADYPLGSGGEATFTSPRGLEYIAHFNPNFRSVHNGPLDIAGGWGIQGLALLMSILAFACFSAWHTSKRYLVSGNETHAFLGSVLISVMVGQLVTCMFTSVLDGEWFLWLAACCLAYTRLHIASVDASTILQTEMSDLDPQDVEPSIVQ is encoded by the coding sequence ATGAATTCGACTGCGTTACTTTGGTTGATGGTCTTTCTGGGACTGTCGCTTGCGTCACTTCGAAGGCCCATCTATGCCGGGCTGGGGCATTTGATGGTGTTTTACGCAAGCCCCGTATTTTGGTGGTTTGGCGGTGGACTACTCACTTCGCTGACGATGCGATGGAGCCTCGTCGCTGCGTTGATACTCGTAGTCGCTAATTTCATGACGTGGGCGGATCGCCCACAATTTGCCACGTCCGACCGAAAGTTTTTCTGGACTCTATTGGCAATCTCCGTCAACGCGTTTTTCGTCAACAGTTTTCTCGCAAACTATCCTCCAGAAAGTGCCCAAGTCTTCGATATACTCTGGAAGGGATGCCTTGCGACAGGATTGCTGTATCTGACTATCCGCAGCCAGCAAGATCTTGAACTGTTGCTATTTGGAATGGTTGCCGGATGTGGTTTCGTCGGCTATCAGGTTGTTCTCGCCGGCCAAGGAGCGATGGAGGGTGGACGCCTGGAGGGTATTCAGTTTCCCGGAGCTCAGGGCTCGAATGGAACCGCCGCTGTTTTGTCGATGGGGCTCGTCCTTGCCGGCTACTTTGTAATTGCCATGCGAGACAGACGCTTTGGCATCGCGTCACTAGTCTTCGCTCCCTTGATCCTGGAATCAATCCTCCGCTGCAATAGTCGCGGCGCATACCTTGGCCTAATCACTGCGGGGGTGACAATCGTTTTTATGTCTCGGGGGAAAACCCGCAAACGTGCGATTACGCTCTGTGTTCTCGGGATGGTAGCGATGTTGTTGCTGGCGAACGACCAAAACATCTGGAGTCGGTTTGGATCCATATTTGCCGATGCGGAAGAACGTGATAATTCAGCAGCCGAAAGATTGGATTATTGGGAAGCCGGTATAAAGATGATCGCCGACTATCCGCTGGGTTCCGGCGGTGAGGCAACTTTTACAAGTCCCCGCGGTCTTGAGTACATTGCTCATTTCAATCCTAACTTTCGCTCGGTTCACAACGGGCCCTTGGATATTGCGGGCGGATGGGGGATTCAAGGCCTAGCTTTACTGATGTCGATTCTGGCGTTTGCATGTTTCTCGGCTTGGCATACGTCGAAGCGTTACTTAGTGAGCGGCAATGAAACGCATGCTTTCCTGGGTTCGGTACTAATTTCTGTCATGGTTGGGCAACTCGTAACCTGCATGTTCACGAGTGTATTGGACGGCGAATGGTTTCTTTGGTTGGCAGCATGCTGTCTTGCCTACACTCGCCTGCACATCGCGTCTGTGGATGCCTCGACGATTCTTCAGACGGAAATGTCCGATTTGGACCCTCAGGACGTGGAGCCTTCAATAGTTCAATGA
- a CDS encoding glycosyltransferase: protein MLSCLHSPAHRVCGCLDDSSDGNVRFGPSGRGAFNSSMTNSESNGLIVAFNFPPSATAGVHRTLRFTRFLADSNWHVSVLTSLPDEDSRLDLALADKIPHSTDVLQVELIRPEDAMKDRIRNLRKADPRNDSASTLRSARQSAGCPVESIPTQSQGRFDRLKLPLGKLRRQMVELLFAIPDNRVGWKNDAVSKGLEIVHKNKISLVYATAPPFSSLLVGREIARQAGIPLVLDFRDPWTRVPWGPRNKSWLANRWVARLEEKCVRDAAAVILNTDELEQDFVKHYSNLPRERFVTIPNGFDPEIRSRVATYLEEATSLPQENRPFRLLHPGSLYRNRDPRPIVDAIANLKQRNVQVVLEQVGFCDPGFNLQNYAQQRGVADQVEVHPPVPHDQMMRRMAEVDGFVLLQPGTALQVPGKLFEMILFRKPILAICVPGAVSRIVNEFQIGTIADDGNVDSITKAILQMIGPDRSQPRWDDVAAEFDGEQLTSRLADVFDRVSAKPDSANSQR from the coding sequence ATGCTGTCTTGCCTACACTCGCCTGCACATCGCGTCTGTGGATGCCTCGACGATTCTTCAGACGGAAATGTCCGATTTGGACCCTCAGGACGTGGAGCCTTCAATAGTTCAATGACAAACAGTGAAAGCAATGGGCTGATCGTGGCGTTTAATTTCCCGCCATCGGCCACCGCTGGCGTGCATCGCACGCTTCGGTTCACCCGGTTCTTGGCCGATAGCAATTGGCATGTATCCGTTCTGACCTCTCTGCCGGATGAAGACTCTCGCCTGGACCTTGCTCTCGCTGACAAAATCCCCCATAGCACCGACGTGCTTCAAGTAGAACTGATTCGCCCGGAAGATGCGATGAAAGATCGAATTCGCAATCTGCGAAAGGCTGATCCGAGAAACGACTCCGCTTCAACATTGCGAAGTGCTAGGCAATCAGCGGGCTGCCCCGTCGAGTCAATTCCCACACAATCGCAAGGTCGTTTCGATCGTCTTAAATTGCCATTGGGTAAGCTACGCCGGCAGATGGTGGAACTGCTCTTCGCGATCCCAGACAATCGAGTAGGCTGGAAGAACGATGCCGTTTCGAAAGGACTTGAGATCGTCCATAAAAATAAAATATCTCTTGTTTATGCAACCGCGCCACCATTTTCGTCGTTGCTTGTCGGACGTGAAATTGCACGACAAGCTGGTATTCCGCTCGTTCTCGATTTTCGCGACCCCTGGACCCGCGTTCCCTGGGGACCACGCAACAAGTCTTGGCTCGCGAATCGATGGGTCGCAAGGTTGGAAGAAAAATGTGTGCGGGATGCTGCGGCCGTGATCCTGAACACGGACGAACTGGAACAAGACTTTGTAAAGCACTATTCAAATCTGCCGCGCGAGCGTTTCGTTACGATCCCCAACGGGTTCGACCCCGAAATACGGTCTCGAGTTGCGACCTACCTGGAGGAAGCGACATCGCTGCCTCAAGAGAATCGGCCATTCCGCCTGCTGCATCCGGGAAGTCTGTATCGCAATCGTGACCCGCGGCCGATTGTCGATGCCATCGCCAATCTAAAACAACGCAATGTGCAGGTCGTACTCGAGCAGGTCGGCTTCTGTGATCCCGGGTTTAATTTGCAAAACTACGCTCAGCAGCGAGGTGTGGCGGACCAGGTGGAAGTTCATCCTCCCGTCCCGCACGACCAAATGATGCGGCGCATGGCCGAAGTCGACGGGTTTGTTCTGTTGCAACCGGGCACCGCGCTGCAGGTTCCCGGCAAGCTGTTTGAAATGATACTTTTTCGAAAGCCCATTCTTGCGATCTGCGTGCCGGGAGCGGTCTCGAGGATCGTCAATGAATTCCAAATCGGAACCATCGCGGATGATGGGAACGTGGACAGCATCACAAAAGCCATCCTGCAAATGATCGGTCCTGATCGGTCGCAACCGCGATGGGACGACGTCGCCGCGGAGTTTGATGGAGAGCAACTGACCAGCAGACTGGCAGACGTTTTTGATCGGGTGTCCGCCAAGCCAGATTCGGCGAATTCACAACGATGA
- a CDS encoding glycosyltransferase: MSESITTAEDAPMALRGRTPIRFLHVFPGYGRGGAELRVTRTINAMGPGGGHAVLSINGRNGAAAFLDESAKVPVIAGPPKRGPLRYPIDLWRCIRAINPAVILTYNWGATDAVLAAKLARFRPVIHNECGLSVDIDGKGARRTKMRRWLLPSCHRVVVTSFTLRDLCLRKYGVKQDQLAFIKTGVDTAKFAPGENDELRMRIKGPADGVVFAYIGSLRPSKNITMLIRAFAQGHRPGDRLALFGDGPERQSLESLATELGIHDSVYFHGYADQPRFAFQAADVYVTTSKSEAASNSLLEAMATGLPVITTDIADNRLMLSPSNTEFVFSHQDVDGYAAAIREMSINAQRRQDIGRNNRDHVCEHYPISRMFSEYAALWNSAADLR; the protein is encoded by the coding sequence ATGAGCGAATCCATCACAACGGCGGAAGATGCCCCGATGGCTTTACGGGGCCGAACTCCCATTCGCTTCCTGCACGTGTTTCCTGGCTATGGTCGCGGCGGTGCGGAACTGCGTGTGACACGCACGATCAACGCCATGGGACCTGGCGGTGGGCATGCGGTCTTGTCCATCAACGGCCGGAACGGTGCTGCGGCGTTCCTCGACGAATCCGCCAAGGTCCCGGTAATTGCGGGGCCCCCGAAACGCGGCCCGCTGCGGTATCCGATCGATCTATGGCGGTGCATTCGTGCAATCAATCCGGCCGTGATATTGACCTACAATTGGGGTGCCACCGACGCGGTGCTGGCCGCAAAATTGGCTCGCTTCCGCCCTGTCATTCACAATGAGTGCGGATTGTCTGTCGACATCGATGGTAAGGGCGCTCGCCGCACGAAAATGCGACGTTGGCTACTGCCATCGTGTCACCGCGTCGTGGTGACATCGTTCACCCTCCGCGATCTTTGCCTGCGCAAATATGGCGTCAAGCAAGACCAGTTGGCGTTCATTAAAACCGGCGTGGATACGGCCAAGTTCGCTCCCGGCGAAAACGATGAACTTCGAATGCGGATCAAAGGTCCCGCAGACGGGGTCGTGTTTGCATACATTGGTTCCCTCCGCCCCAGCAAGAATATAACGATGTTGATCCGGGCGTTCGCACAGGGGCACCGGCCCGGTGATCGGCTGGCACTGTTCGGCGACGGACCTGAGCGGCAGTCACTCGAGTCGCTCGCGACCGAACTGGGAATCCACGACTCAGTCTACTTCCACGGTTATGCCGACCAGCCGCGATTTGCATTCCAAGCCGCTGACGTTTACGTAACGACCTCAAAATCAGAAGCGGCGTCCAACTCGCTCCTTGAGGCGATGGCGACGGGGTTGCCCGTGATCACAACCGACATCGCTGACAACCGTTTGATGTTGAGCCCGTCCAATACGGAGTTCGTTTTCTCTCATCAGGACGTCGATGGTTACGCCGCCGCCATTCGAGAGATGTCGATCAACGCCCAGCGTCGCCAAGACATCGGACGAAATAACCGCGATCATGTCTGCGAGCACTATCCAATTAGTCGCATGTTCTCAGAATACGCAGCATTGTGGAACAGTGCTGCTGACCTACGGTAG
- a CDS encoding carbamoyltransferase N-terminal domain-containing protein produces MFLLKQSTHRMLIQHDERVGHRFVPNQFARLSNEAGGYFVKTNSAGFRSDQEFVTRRGDKPRILMFGDSYTAGDNVCNADRYSDQLAKLLDCEVFNFGVSGSGTDQHALIHESYAKDIEADAIVICVQIDSFHRIQTSHRPSVDRVTGKKVRVPKPYFELSNGELALHQVPVPIERAEVEDDATAQNGKRDDDLLAKIHDVYSMIPGLKQVRKSALFSDAGSRLITEFKRMRGHHPYPDIQSDDTKGWKLMSAILRRFIDQAQPLPVFIFPIPTRDFYLVGMEPIYQPLFESIANPSGSIYVGDVSSTLIKLPYEERLKLSFEQGGHFTPYANRLVAEQMASFIRPRLDCLAATLTKAPEQVEKTPAVHVGSSSEAILGISAFYHNSAAALIRDGEIVAAAEEERFSRVKNDRRFPNQAINFCLEHAQVSHKDLKAVAFYDDSSLTFERILHSLASTDRQSSRKMWSHIVPDWARYKLQFPRIVRESLNYEGLILQGNHHRSHAASCYYPSPFESAAILTIDGVGEWATASIGKGSGADLEILREMNFTDSLGLLYSAFTHFTGFKVNSGEYKMMGLAPYGEPIYTQTILDNIVDIKDDGSVALNMDYFAFLRDVSTTADKFDELFGGPRRDPESRITRREMDIARSIQEVTEIAVIRMASHARELTGEKNLCLAGGVALNCVANGKLLREGVFDDLWIQPAAGDSGCALGVALDTWHTYFGQPRGPRSELSDQGGSYLGPGFSTDEIKSYLDTHGYPYEELADGEREKVLSSALADGKVVGHFSGRLEFGPRSLGARSILGDVRNREMQTTLNLRIKYRESFRPFAPAVLKERASDYFDLDGESPYMLLVAPVREEHRLPPDPSTTLDAEDLLPIVRQARSDIPAVTHVDYSARIQTVRREHHAAFYDLIKQFEADTGYGILVNTSFNVRGEPIVCTPYDAYRCFMRTEMDVLALGNFVLRKADQPSWPEGKGEGLENEDVMAVAVENKDDPLHRQIDRMFDKAFWPAVEQSTRAGMPTIPQRKERLADSRWESVDDSVERGRSFEFDPAFRADPLDPAALADAIADRWRYASDTTKFRDVVRQMLEIAAKYPLAEDQDAELSESVYVMF; encoded by the coding sequence ATGTTCCTACTCAAACAATCCACTCACCGCATGTTGATCCAGCATGACGAGCGGGTCGGACACCGTTTCGTTCCCAATCAGTTTGCTCGTTTGAGTAACGAAGCAGGTGGATATTTTGTCAAAACCAATTCCGCCGGTTTCCGCTCTGACCAGGAGTTTGTTACCCGGAGAGGTGATAAACCCAGAATTCTGATGTTCGGTGATTCCTACACCGCTGGCGATAATGTGTGCAACGCCGACCGCTATTCCGACCAGCTTGCCAAGCTGCTCGATTGCGAAGTTTTTAACTTCGGTGTTTCGGGCTCAGGCACCGATCAACACGCTCTGATTCATGAATCGTACGCGAAGGACATCGAAGCGGATGCCATCGTGATCTGTGTGCAAATTGATAGTTTTCACCGGATTCAAACCAGTCACCGACCATCGGTGGACCGCGTGACCGGAAAAAAAGTACGCGTCCCCAAACCCTATTTCGAACTGTCCAACGGTGAATTGGCATTGCACCAAGTTCCCGTGCCGATAGAGCGAGCGGAAGTCGAAGACGACGCAACGGCGCAGAATGGAAAACGCGACGACGATCTTCTCGCGAAGATTCATGATGTCTATTCGATGATTCCGGGCCTGAAACAGGTCCGCAAGTCAGCACTGTTTTCCGATGCAGGATCTCGTTTGATCACGGAATTCAAGCGCATGCGGGGACACCATCCCTACCCCGATATTCAGTCCGACGACACAAAGGGCTGGAAGCTGATGTCGGCGATACTTCGACGGTTCATTGATCAGGCTCAACCGCTGCCGGTGTTCATCTTTCCGATCCCGACCCGCGATTTCTATCTCGTGGGGATGGAGCCCATCTACCAACCGCTGTTCGAATCGATCGCCAATCCATCGGGATCGATCTATGTGGGCGACGTTTCCAGCACCCTGATCAAGTTGCCTTACGAGGAACGACTCAAACTCAGCTTCGAGCAGGGCGGGCATTTCACGCCCTATGCAAACCGATTGGTAGCCGAACAGATGGCTAGCTTCATTCGACCCCGATTGGACTGCTTGGCTGCGACTCTGACGAAGGCACCTGAGCAAGTTGAGAAGACACCCGCGGTGCACGTTGGCTCGTCCTCAGAGGCGATCCTCGGGATCAGTGCCTTCTACCATAACTCCGCTGCGGCGCTCATTCGCGATGGCGAGATTGTGGCTGCTGCCGAAGAAGAGCGATTCAGCCGCGTCAAGAACGATCGTCGGTTCCCCAACCAGGCAATCAATTTCTGCCTTGAACATGCCCAAGTGTCTCACAAGGATTTGAAGGCGGTCGCGTTTTACGATGATTCTTCACTCACGTTCGAGCGTATTCTCCATAGCCTGGCATCGACGGACCGCCAGAGTTCCCGAAAGATGTGGAGTCACATCGTTCCCGATTGGGCGCGGTACAAACTGCAGTTCCCACGCATCGTTCGAGAATCGTTGAACTATGAAGGTCTGATCCTGCAAGGCAATCATCACCGCTCGCATGCCGCGAGCTGCTACTACCCGTCTCCATTTGAATCTGCTGCGATCCTAACCATTGATGGCGTGGGCGAATGGGCCACAGCGTCCATTGGCAAGGGCAGCGGCGCAGATCTGGAAATCCTGCGGGAGATGAATTTTACTGATTCACTTGGATTGCTGTACTCGGCGTTTACGCACTTCACGGGTTTCAAAGTGAATTCAGGTGAGTACAAGATGATGGGCCTTGCGCCCTACGGCGAGCCCATCTACACGCAGACCATTCTCGACAATATCGTCGACATCAAGGACGACGGTTCGGTTGCGCTGAACATGGACTACTTCGCGTTCCTGCGTGACGTGAGTACGACTGCGGATAAGTTCGATGAACTATTCGGCGGACCCCGACGTGACCCCGAGAGCCGGATCACCCGCCGTGAAATGGACATCGCCCGTTCGATCCAAGAAGTTACAGAGATAGCGGTGATACGGATGGCCTCGCATGCTCGCGAGCTGACCGGTGAGAAAAACCTCTGCCTCGCCGGGGGTGTTGCTCTGAACTGCGTCGCCAATGGAAAGCTACTGCGGGAGGGGGTCTTTGACGACCTTTGGATTCAACCTGCCGCAGGCGATTCGGGTTGCGCTTTGGGCGTCGCGCTGGATACGTGGCACACGTATTTCGGGCAACCCCGTGGACCGCGTTCCGAGTTATCCGATCAAGGCGGGTCCTACCTAGGCCCTGGATTTTCCACGGACGAGATCAAATCATACCTGGACACACACGGCTATCCGTACGAGGAGTTGGCTGATGGCGAGCGTGAGAAAGTGTTGTCGTCGGCACTGGCCGACGGAAAGGTCGTTGGACATTTCTCGGGACGTCTGGAGTTTGGGCCTCGATCCTTGGGCGCACGATCGATCCTGGGTGACGTCCGAAATCGCGAAATGCAGACCACGCTGAACCTGAGGATCAAATACCGCGAATCGTTTCGCCCCTTTGCACCGGCAGTCCTGAAGGAACGAGCTTCTGATTACTTCGATCTCGATGGCGAGAGCCCCTACATGCTGCTGGTGGCGCCAGTACGCGAGGAACATCGGTTGCCGCCGGATCCATCAACGACGTTGGATGCGGAAGATTTGCTCCCCATTGTCCGCCAAGCTCGTTCGGACATTCCTGCCGTCACGCACGTTGACTATTCCGCTCGGATCCAAACGGTGCGACGGGAACACCACGCTGCGTTTTATGACTTGATCAAGCAGTTCGAGGCGGATACTGGCTACGGAATCCTGGTCAACACCTCGTTCAACGTTCGTGGTGAGCCGATCGTCTGCACTCCTTACGACGCATACCGATGTTTCATGCGGACGGAAATGGACGTTCTGGCGCTGGGCAATTTTGTTTTGCGGAAAGCCGATCAGCCGTCCTGGCCCGAGGGGAAAGGCGAGGGATTAGAGAACGAAGATGTCATGGCAGTTGCGGTTGAGAACAAAGATGACCCGTTGCACCGGCAAATTGATCGCATGTTCGACAAGGCCTTCTGGCCAGCGGTAGAGCAGTCAACACGTGCGGGCATGCCCACCATTCCGCAGCGAAAGGAGAGATTGGCCGACAGTCGGTGGGAGTCCGTTGACGATTCAGTGGAACGTGGGCGCTCGTTCGAATTCGATCCCGCGTTCCGTGCCGACCCATTGGATCCCGCGGCCCTGGCTGATGCGATCGCTGACCGCTGGCGATACGCATCGGATACAACGAAGTTTCGCGACGTTGTTCGTCAGATGCTGGAGATCGCAGCGAAATACCCGCTCGCCGAGGATCAGGATGCTGAACTTTCAGAGTCGGTCTACGTGATGTTTTGA
- a CDS encoding glycosyltransferase, with product MNPPSNILSVCTNLPSRRDPLLGLFVHRRLEKMAELANVRALCPQPWFPFIRPRFADQPLTGSQLPVDFEDMFYLPGVAKRIDGRWLQRCVEKWLDGMDDSVSSNAVIDAHFGYPEGVGCYLAAKQRGLPCFITMRGLEIDRFRIPSVKPQLVEALSHCAGVIAVSESLRNAAVDAGVPKSNIAVIANGIDGDLFHPGDREAARMELDQPLDGPLIVCVANLKAVKGHEVLLKAFAALPRDLGARLVLIGSASDVSAVQQIDLLIASLGCEDLVFKIGARPPDEVAVWLQAANVFALASHREGCCNAVLEALATGTPVVATSVGSNPQEIRDAIEGYVVSPGDHQAFAVALEKSLEKDWDASQISSRMDGRTWSGVANSVLQFMSSRNG from the coding sequence ATGAATCCGCCGTCGAATATTCTCAGCGTTTGCACCAATCTACCGAGTCGCCGAGATCCTCTGCTCGGGCTATTCGTCCATCGGCGGCTGGAAAAGATGGCTGAACTCGCCAACGTGCGGGCGCTCTGCCCGCAACCTTGGTTCCCCTTCATTCGCCCTCGCTTCGCTGATCAACCACTCACTGGTTCCCAGCTGCCGGTGGATTTTGAAGACATGTTCTACTTGCCCGGCGTTGCCAAACGGATCGATGGGCGTTGGCTGCAACGCTGTGTTGAGAAATGGCTAGATGGAATGGACGATTCGGTTTCGTCCAACGCGGTCATTGACGCTCATTTCGGATACCCCGAGGGCGTTGGTTGCTACCTGGCAGCAAAGCAGCGCGGCTTGCCTTGCTTCATCACCATGCGTGGACTCGAAATCGACCGTTTTCGGATCCCCAGCGTCAAGCCTCAGCTAGTCGAAGCGCTATCGCATTGCGCTGGCGTTATCGCGGTGAGCGAATCACTGCGTAACGCTGCTGTCGATGCCGGCGTACCCAAGAGCAACATTGCCGTCATTGCAAACGGGATTGACGGGGACCTCTTTCATCCAGGCGATCGTGAGGCAGCGAGAATGGAACTCGACCAACCGCTTGATGGACCTCTGATCGTTTGCGTCGCGAATCTCAAGGCGGTCAAAGGGCACGAGGTGCTTTTAAAAGCGTTCGCCGCGTTGCCGCGAGACTTGGGAGCACGACTGGTGCTGATCGGATCCGCCAGTGATGTCAGCGCCGTGCAGCAAATCGACCTGCTCATCGCGTCGTTAGGGTGTGAAGATCTGGTCTTCAAGATCGGAGCGAGACCGCCGGACGAAGTTGCAGTCTGGCTGCAAGCCGCTAATGTGTTCGCACTGGCAAGCCATCGCGAAGGCTGTTGCAATGCGGTACTGGAGGCGTTGGCGACGGGAACTCCGGTTGTCGCCACGTCCGTCGGCAGCAATCCGCAAGAGATCCGAGACGCAATTGAAGGTTACGTTGTTTCACCGGGTGACCACCAGGCCTTTGCAGTCGCGTTAGAAAAATCCCTTGAAAAAGACTGGGACGCCAGCCAAATTTCCAGTCGCATGGATGGTCGCACTTGGTCCGGGGTCGCTAATAGCGTCTTGCAGTTCATGAGTTCTCGCAATGGCTGA
- a CDS encoding class I SAM-dependent methyltransferase yields MQKQTTDDSLKRHRLKEQFQAEDGHQNPPAYESYLNRLFGDLELQGRSVLEIGSGRGLISLHCGLAGAEKVVSVEPEMEGSTSGVIEAQAQRIKSLGLKNVDLRRDNFNTMNFGGESFDVIVMIAVLNHLYETPLNAARHQEVFNTYVKIASKLHGLLNKGGVVIATDACRLCLWTQLRRLGYPRSWCLTQRTIDWQIHQQPAVWESIFKEAGFSRFEVSYPIPHRLRKFGGLVGTSPVNFVLMGEFIFHAYK; encoded by the coding sequence ATGCAAAAACAAACCACCGATGATTCGCTAAAGCGTCATCGACTGAAAGAACAGTTCCAGGCTGAAGACGGACATCAAAATCCGCCCGCTTATGAAAGTTACTTGAATCGACTATTTGGCGATCTTGAGTTACAGGGTCGCTCCGTTCTAGAAATCGGGAGCGGCCGTGGCCTGATCAGTTTACACTGCGGTCTTGCCGGTGCAGAAAAGGTGGTAAGTGTCGAACCCGAGATGGAGGGGTCGACGTCCGGCGTGATCGAAGCGCAAGCCCAGCGAATCAAATCACTTGGGCTCAAAAACGTTGACCTGCGTCGTGATAACTTCAACACGATGAATTTTGGCGGTGAGTCTTTCGACGTCATCGTGATGATCGCCGTTCTAAACCATCTCTACGAGACCCCGCTCAACGCAGCGCGGCATCAGGAGGTGTTCAACACCTACGTCAAGATTGCGAGCAAGCTGCACGGCCTACTGAACAAAGGCGGCGTCGTCATCGCGACCGATGCCTGTCGTTTATGCCTGTGGACGCAGTTGAGGCGACTCGGTTACCCTAGAAGTTGGTGTCTTACCCAACGAACGATCGATTGGCAGATCCATCAACAGCCCGCTGTTTGGGAAAGCATATTTAAAGAAGCGGGGTTCTCAAGATTCGAGGTCTCGTATCCCATACCCCATCGACTTAGAAAGTTCGGTGGTTTGGTTGGAACATCGCCCGTCAACTTTGTGTTGATGGGCGAGTTCATTTTTCATGCTTACAAGTAG
- a CDS encoding MBOAT family O-acyltransferase, producing MLFNSYEFIFLLLPIALLGDRLLVGNYRYRVIWLLACSLFFYAWWNPIYLPLLLSTIGFNYVMGERLRLRPTKPLLWLAVSANLCLIGYYKYAGFFVENITHLTGAESSFIDVALPLAISFFTFQQIAYLADCYSGKSQAYGLGEYGLFVSFFPQLIAGPIVHHAEIMPQLRSTTRGTAGDMSVGATIFALGLFKKAVLADGVAPYANALFDHPDAWQSATFLHAWTGVLAYGFQIYFDFSGYSDMAIGAARMFGIKLPLNFFSPYRAETISDFWRRWHITLSRFLRDYLYIPLGGNRYGAAARYRNLLITMLLGGLWHGAGWTFVLWGLLHGMYLVIQQRWSQATSSFGAWKRVLVYRFAACLVTYIAVHFAWAYFRASSLESANRIVSAMAGRNGISVPDAIAARIGLTGATIADYGIGLDSSSGTQFVFAVLWIVALAAIVWLLPTTQEFLSRLEPAWEYSNASKTKALPEAGFGVSLPLRWRPTAFWSVVISVIAGAGILSLAEVSEFLYFQF from the coding sequence GTGTTATTCAACTCTTATGAATTTATTTTCCTGCTGCTTCCAATCGCTCTGCTGGGCGATCGGTTGTTGGTGGGCAATTACCGCTACCGAGTCATTTGGCTGCTGGCGTGTTCGCTATTCTTCTATGCTTGGTGGAACCCGATCTATCTGCCGCTGCTGTTGTCCACGATTGGTTTCAACTATGTGATGGGCGAAAGGCTGCGATTACGCCCTACAAAGCCATTGCTATGGCTTGCCGTTTCAGCCAATCTTTGTTTGATTGGTTACTACAAGTACGCGGGCTTCTTCGTCGAGAACATAACGCACCTCACTGGCGCTGAGTCCAGCTTTATTGATGTCGCACTTCCGCTGGCGATCTCGTTCTTTACGTTCCAACAGATCGCATATTTGGCAGATTGTTACTCCGGAAAATCCCAGGCCTATGGACTTGGTGAATACGGCTTGTTTGTCAGTTTTTTTCCGCAACTGATTGCGGGGCCGATTGTCCATCACGCGGAGATCATGCCCCAGCTCCGCTCCACGACCCGCGGCACCGCTGGCGACATGTCCGTGGGAGCAACGATTTTCGCGTTGGGACTGTTTAAAAAGGCTGTGCTTGCGGACGGGGTAGCTCCGTACGCAAACGCCCTGTTTGATCATCCGGATGCTTGGCAATCGGCGACGTTTTTGCACGCATGGACAGGCGTGCTGGCGTACGGATTCCAAATCTACTTTGATTTCTCGGGTTACTCCGACATGGCAATCGGTGCGGCCCGGATGTTCGGCATCAAGCTTCCGCTTAATTTCTTCTCGCCTTACCGCGCCGAAACGATCAGTGATTTCTGGCGACGTTGGCACATCACGTTGTCGCGTTTTTTGCGAGATTACTTGTACATCCCTTTGGGTGGCAATCGCTACGGCGCTGCCGCTCGATACCGCAATCTATTGATCACGATGTTGCTCGGCGGACTCTGGCATGGTGCGGGTTGGACCTTTGTCTTGTGGGGGCTGCTGCATGGGATGTACTTGGTAATCCAGCAGCGGTGGAGCCAAGCAACATCGTCGTTTGGAGCGTGGAAGCGTGTGCTCGTTTATCGCTTCGCGGCATGTCTGGTCACCTACATCGCAGTTCATTTCGCCTGGGCCTATTTCCGAGCTTCGTCACTGGAATCCGCCAACCGCATCGTGTCGGCAATGGCAGGAAGAAACGGCATTTCGGTCCCCGATGCCATCGCCGCGCGCATCGGACTGACGGGAGCAACGATCGCCGACTATGGGATTGGATTGGACAGTAGCAGCGGGACGCAGTTCGTGTTTGCAGTGCTCTGGATCGTCGCTTTGGCGGCAATCGTTTGGCTGCTTCCGACGACCCAAGAGTTTCTGAGCCGGCTCGAGCCGGCCTGGGAGTATTCCAATGCGTCCAAGACGAAAGCGTTACCGGAGGCCGGTTTTGGTGTATCACTGCCACTACGGTGGCGACCCACAGCTTTTTGGTCCGTAGTGATCAGCGTTATCGCTGGGGCGGGAATTCTGTCACTGGCCGAAGTTTCGGAATTTCTTTACTTTCAGTTCTAA